From Streptomyces durmitorensis, a single genomic window includes:
- a CDS encoding ROK family protein, with amino-acid sequence MRAVLEIGGTHVTAALVDPLRTRVRRRIRRPLDARGKAEHILGTVVRCAGELRAPAGQVWAAAVPGPFDHEKGIARFEGVGKFDDLYGIDVRSVLIDGVWPRPTDVVFLNDAHAFALGEWRAGAAAGHRRCVGITLGTGVGSAFLTDGAVRREGPGVPPEGRVDLLTWAGAPLEHSVSRRAILARYGGHDVDVRDIAVRAREGERWAGQVLAEALAALGAVIAPCVRDFDASALVVGGAMALSWDLVGPAIGTGLGDTPVRARPGTLGADAALIGAAEFVGAARR; translated from the coding sequence GTGAGAGCCGTCCTGGAGATCGGCGGCACCCATGTCACCGCCGCTCTGGTGGACCCGCTGCGCACACGCGTGAGGCGGCGGATCCGGCGGCCGCTCGACGCGCGGGGCAAGGCCGAGCACATACTCGGCACGGTCGTGCGCTGCGCCGGGGAGCTCCGGGCGCCCGCGGGGCAGGTGTGGGCCGCTGCCGTGCCGGGACCCTTCGACCACGAGAAGGGGATCGCCCGCTTCGAGGGGGTGGGGAAGTTCGACGACCTGTACGGCATCGATGTGCGCTCGGTGCTCATCGACGGCGTGTGGCCGAGACCCACGGACGTGGTGTTCCTCAACGACGCGCACGCGTTCGCGCTCGGGGAGTGGCGCGCGGGAGCCGCGGCCGGTCATCGGCGCTGTGTCGGGATCACCCTGGGGACGGGGGTGGGATCGGCTTTCCTCACGGACGGCGCCGTGCGCCGCGAAGGCCCCGGCGTGCCGCCTGAGGGCCGCGTCGACCTGCTGACCTGGGCAGGCGCCCCGCTGGAGCACTCCGTCTCCCGGCGCGCGATCCTCGCCCGCTACGGCGGCCATGACGTGGATGTGCGGGACATCGCCGTGCGGGCGCGGGAGGGCGAGCGGTGGGCGGGGCAGGTCCTCGCCGAGGCCCTCGCGGCCCTCGGCGCCGTCATCGCCCCGTGCGTACGCGACTTCGACGCGTCGGCGCTCGTCGTCGGCGGCGCCATGGCGCTCTCCTGGGACCTGGTCGGCCCGGCCATCGGCACCGGCCTCGGGGATACTCCGGTGAGAGCGCGCCCCGGCACGCTGGGCGCGGACGCGGCGCTGATCGGGGCGGCGGAGTTCGTGGGGGCCGCCCGGCGGTGA